The Treponema phagedenis DNA segment TCAAAAATCTGAAAAAAGACATAGATAAAATTACCAATGATTTCGACACCGTCCAGAAACAGTTTTATAATATTTTTAGTTTAGCAGAATCGGTGAAGGGACAAGAGGAAATTATTATGCACGCGATTTTTGAACAAAACACGGACGACGAGCAGGTTTTAGAAGCTATGAGCGAGATCAATACAATTACCGCTGATGTACGTAACGGAGCAGAAAAAATGCTCAATGAAACAAAAAGCGTTTCCGGAGATATTGTCGGGCTTACAGCTGCAACGGATAGCATCGATCAAAGCATTAGAGAGATGACAGATACGCTAATCGAAATGGCTTCGGCTGTTACTGCCCTTCAAAAAGCAGATGATAAAAATAATGCGAATATCGAAACTCTTATAAACGAATTGTTACAATTTAGAATATAAGGGAAAATAGAAAACCTGAATTGTCAAATTAAGCTAGACGCGGATACACAAAATCCATAAAAACTTCTATCGGGGTTTTGTAAGTATGTTGCTGGTATACTAATCCGCGCAGCAACACTAACGGCTTTGCGAATTCAGCATTCCAATGGTAACCGCCGCGGATGGCAAAATCAAACCTGCGAGTTTTAAAAACGGATAGAGTTATTAAAAAAACGCTGTGCTAACTGTTCTCGCAAATCCGTATTGTGACAAAGCAAATATCTTCTTTGTCGTCATTGTCCAGTGTTTCGTATGCAAGGGCAAGGCTGCCGTCGGGGAGTTCCGCTAAGCATGAATAAGCAAAAAATTTGTCGGCGGCGGTAACGGCAAGTTCAAGCGGACTGCCCTCGTTCCACAGAAAATCAAGTTGCCATTTGTCGCCGTTTTTTACCAATGCGCCGATTTTTACCGTGCCTGCCGAGCGCGTGCGGTCTAAGCCGTTTGCATATGAAAAAGCGACAAGCGTTTTATTCTGTAATTCCGAAAGCCGCTCTAAATTGATTACCGAAATTAAGTTATTCACGGTAGCCGTAAACCCTGCAAGCGGTTGTGCTTCCGACCATGTTGCGCCGCCGTCATTGCTTTGACTCATCATAACACCTTGAAAGTCGGAACGGCTGAATATAATCAGCGCTCCGTCAGGCGCTTCGATAATTGCGGACTCCGACATTTTATGCACAGGGGTTTTGATATAGCGGCTATGCTGCCAGGTTTTGGCTTCGTCATCAGTCCAAAAAACGGCAACACGTTCGGCAAAATGTGCGCCCCATGAATTTGCGGTAGAGCCTCCGTAGGCGGAAAAAAGCAGTCTGCCTTTATGCGGCGCCTTCTGTTTTAAAAGTCCGCAGGTAGGCGAAACAAAAAACGAACCGCTCAGTTCGTCCGCCGGTTTTACCATATAGGTGATGTCAAGCGGGGCTGCCCAGTTTTTTCCGTCGGCGCTTTCGGCATACGAAAGGTAATTTCCGCCGCGCCAAACTTGAAAAGGCGCGATAAACATCCAAACGTGCGCATGAGTTTTACCGCCGGTAAGCGGCAGACAATTTTCCGACTCGGTTAACGGGAGCCGCACCTGCGCGCAAAACAGGGGTTCTTTCATTTTCTCATCAGAAAATAAATACCCCTGTTTATTCATCCACGTATGCGTGTCCTCATCGGGGAAAGAATCGTTTCTGATTTTGCCGCCGCGCACGGGAACACTGTAACAAAAAACACTTGAGTCAAAAATTTCCGCATCTTCGGGAACGCATAATGATTCAATCGCAGCTGCTGAAGGGTTTTGCTGCAAACCTTGAAGCCGCTCGGAGGGCTTCCTCAAAAATAAACGCGGTTCCCCGTCGGTGTTGTCATAGGCAAAACCTTTCATGCCAGTTGCGCCTCCGCACAGTCCCGTGGAATGCGGCGCGGAAGTGGTTACCGTAATAATTTTGCCCGACTCCGTTTTGCCCGCTGCCGTATCGCTCATGCCGATTCCGTACTGCAAGCGGTTACAAAAAGCCGAGTCGGCAGGAATCAGCACATCATCAAAATCATTAAACAGAATCGGATCGCTCCAGCTTTGTCCGCAATCGGCGGAAATCCTCGCCATTGTCGAAACTTTATTTGAGTTATCATCCTGATGCGTAAATCGCGCATCGCAGATAAACAAGAGCTGCCCGTCAAGTCGGGTGATAAGAATCGGAATACGGTATGTCTTACAGTTCGGCAATCCGTCCCGAATTAAGCTTATCGGTTTTGACATTTCCAACGAATACTGCATATGCCACCCCTATTTTCAAAGTGTATGCGAAAATTTTCCCGTTGTCAAGTATAATTTAGAAACTGCAGGAAATATAATCGAGTAGAACGTTTTGTAATTAACTTCCTGTTATAAAAATCGGGGTATCAACAATAAGGGACTGCGGATTTAAGTATTCCTATGGTAAATTGCTCACCGTTGCGCCGTGTCGAACGCAGAACCGCCACGGATGGCGGTGGTTCCATGCAGAAGCGATGTTTAAAAGCATCAACACTGTTTTGTAAAATTGAAGCTTTTAAACTCGCAGGTTTGGTTTTGCCACGGACGGCAAAACCAAACCGTTGTGTCGAATTCTTTTTTATAAAACTTTTTACGTTTTGTATAAAATGCATTAAGAAAAATAATCGATTTATCAAAAAAATGTTATACTAGTTATTAAAAGACTGTTATCGCAGTATTGAAATTTCTACATTGTGTAAAGCGGGAGGTTTTGGTATAATCGGTTTGTGGATAAAAATACTGCCGCCGCAATTATTCATTCCTCATTATTTAAATCCTTTGTGCAGCTCGGGATTGATAGAGCCGCTTTTATTTCCGCATGGTTGCGGGCGCATGCGGTGCCACATACGGTTGTTGATATAAGCGGAAATAAAAATATTATTGTGCGATACGACTCGAGCGCATATAATCCGATTTTTAAAACAAAGATTTTGGTCGGGCATTATGATCGCGCAGAAGGCACGCAGGGGGCGAATGATAATTCAGCAGCGTGTATGCAGTTAATGCTTTTTGCGGAACATCTTGTACACGTGCAAGATTTTCATAATATTAAAATTATTTTCACGGAGGGAGAAGAAAAGGGCGCAAAGGGAATTCGCAATCAGGGGGCGTATGCGCTGGGCACCGGCTTGCGCAAACTGCGTATGGATAATGAAGAAATCTACGTGTTTGATTGCTGCGGCAGAGGTGATACGCTTATTCTTTCTGAGTCCGGAATTTACGGGCGGGATTCCGACAAAACGCAAGGGCTGCAAGCCTTCCACGAACGCTGTATCGGCTATGCGCAGAGAGCTTGTCCAAACAGATTTTTGTCTTTGCTTACACCGTATAGCGATAATGCGGGGTTTATTGCGGCGGGAATTACCGCACAGGTTTTCACGGTTTTACCCGCAGTTGAAGCGGGGATTTTGCTGAAAAACATTCCGGTACCGAAAAGCGGAAGAGCGCAGGAGCCCCGCCGGTTTTTCTCTTTTCAGAAAAAAAGCAAAACCGCCGCAGAAGAATTGACCGACCTCGTAATCAAAAATAAAAAACCTGATCCGGATTCTCCCCTCGCCGCACTTATTCCAAAAACATGGCAGCTCATGCACACCGAAAAAGATGCCATAGACTCTTTAACTCCCGAAGCCTTTTTGTTAATGTTCCGATTTTTGCGATTTTTAGAAACCGTAAAAGAACCGTAAGTGCGGACGGGTTATGGCTGTTCAAAGAGTTGTTCCTCAACGCAGGCAAGAATGCGTTCTTTGCCAAGTTTTTTTGAGGCGGAAGAGGGAATAATTGATTCCGCATCAACAGAGAAAAAATCCACCCAGTTGCGGGTAACCTTTGCAAGGTCGTTCTTTTTTAGTTTATCCGCCTTAGTGCCGACAATCACCACTTTGATATTATAAGACTGAAAAAAAGCAATACTGTTTTTTTCAATTTCTCCGGGCTCGCGGCGCATGTCTATTAAAAAGAAAATAGTTTGTAAGTTTTGCCGGTTTGTGCAATAGTCGTACAGCATGCTGTCTATTTTTTGTATAACGCCGCCCGAAACTTTTGCATACCCGTATCCGGGTAAATCAACCAAGGCAAAAATATTTTTCTTTCCCGCAATTTCAGAAACAGGCACGGCACTCGGTCTGTTTACCAAAAAGAAATTTACTTCTCTGGTCATTCCGGGGCGGGAGCCGGTTTTTACCAAATTCTTTCTATTAACCAGCATGTTAATCAGCGATGATTTGCCGACATTTGAGCGCCCGAAAAAAGCGAACTCGGGCACAGGAAGACTTGGATACTGTTCGGGCTTTACCGCTCCCTTGATAAATTCCGCCGAGATAATTTTTATTGCCATTTTATGTCCACTACCTTTTACATAATTTTAAAAAAGTTTTTTAAGATTAAATTGCTCTTTTGTTTTTTCATATCCGCAGCTTTGATAAAATCGATGGGCATCCGTGCGGCTGCTGCTCGAAACAAGCCGTATGCCGTGTGCTCCCGTTTTCTTTGCCCAGTCCTCTATCGCCGCAAGCAGCTTCCTGCCAATGCCCTTTCCGCGATGCTTCGGCGAAACCGCAATGCTCATAATATTTTTCATCGGAGCGGAAAACAAAAGTTCATAATTATTTGCATGTACATATCCGACAATCTTCCCCTCATCTTCCGCCACAAAGATTTTATCTGTATCCCGCTGTAAAATTTTTTCGATATTTTCTTTTGTGCCCTCTAAATAAAAATCATATCCCAACTCATCTCTGTTTAAGAAAAAAATCGGCTCGGCATCACTGGCCTTACATTCACGAATAGTCATTATCCCTCCCAAAATTCAAAAGCTAAAATTCAACACAATATTTCTCTGACGGAATAGTATAAGAGTTAGGAATTATATGCAATGGCGCTGAATAAAAAACTTGGAAAGCTTTACCTGGTACAACAGTTTGTAATTAAGTTTATATTCGAGAGAGGATGAGGGAGAATGTATCGACAATAACGCGTACCGAATTAAACATTCCTATGGTAAATTACTCACCCTTGCGAAATTCCAAACGATGTTTAAAAGCATCAACAGTAAATTATAAATTCGTATAAAATATCGTGCAGTATATTTTTTAAATACAAAGAGAATTTCTGTAAAGTCCAAACCATAGCGTCCAAAAGAGCAATAACAGGATAGTTTATTGTGAAGCGGTTACTGACTGCGAGCGGGACAAAATCAAAATATTTTGTTAGAATTGTCAAGGAGGAAATTATGGTGCTTACGGGAGCTTTAGTAAACGGAATTGTAATTATAGCCGGCTCATGCTTGGGCTTACTTTTAAGAAAAGGAATTCCGAAAAGAATCGGTGAAACAGTTATACAGGGAATGGCGCTGGTTGTATTTTTTATAGGATTTTCCGGAGCACTTAAGGGACAATATATTTTAATTGAAATTATTTCAATCGCAATAGGCGCAATTATCGGAGAAGTCCTTGATTTGGAAAAGAAAATTCATCAACTTGGTTATATGGCAGACAAACTTTTTAAAGCTGTGGGAAAAGATGTCTCGCTGTCAAAAGGCTTTGTCGTGGCAAGCCTTTTGTTTTGTGTCGGAGCGATGGGAATTGTCGGCGCATTGCAAAGCGGCATGCAATTAAATCACGAAATCTTATTTGCAAAATCTCTCATTGACGGAATTACCTCAATAATTCTGACAACTACATTAGGTGCGGGCGTTGCATTGTCCGGCCTTATGGTATTTTTATATGAAGGCGGTATTGCGCTTATAGCAAAATTAATTGCGCCGTATTTAACCACTGAAGTTATTAATGAAATCAATTGCGTAGGCTCTATCATGATAATCGGTTTAGCGTTTAACATGCTGAATATTACAAAACTGAAAATCATGAACTTTGTACCGGCAGTATTTATTCCGATCATCCTGCTTGCAATTTTTAAGTAGAAGAAATTGAATCCGATTCAGCATTTTTTTGACAACTCGATTAGTTTTTAATACGTCTTATACAAAAGAGTCCGACACGGCGCAACGGTGAGTAATTTACCATCGGCGAGAACTAAACCTACGTGTTTACAAACAAAACTTTAATATTTAGGGTTTTTGTTTGTAAACATCGCTGCTGCGCGAAACCACGGGCGTCCGTGGCGATTCTGATTGTGTTTTTTGCCAAACCGCGTGTAAAGTTACACTGTGCTAGTGTAGCGTTTTGTAATTAACTTCCTGTTATAAAAATCGGAGTATCAACAATAAGGGACTGTGGATTTAAGCATTCCTATGGTAAATTGCCCACCGTTGCTCAATTCTAAACGATGTTTAAAAGCATCAACACTGTTTTGTAAAATTGAAGCTTTTAAACTCGTAGGCGAAGCAAAGGTAGAAATTCCA contains these protein-coding regions:
- a CDS encoding methyl-accepting chemotaxis protein, encoding MEAAHAGSAGKGFAVVSEEIRKLAEESGIQGKTISTVLKNLKKDIDKITNDFDTVQKQFYNIFSLAESVKGQEEIIMHAIFEQNTDDEQVLEAMSEINTITADVRNGAEKMLNETKSVSGDIVGLTAATDSIDQSIREMTDTLIEMASAVTALQKADDKNNANIETLINELLQFRI
- a CDS encoding exo-alpha-sialidase, whose protein sequence is MQYSLEMSKPISLIRDGLPNCKTYRIPILITRLDGQLLFICDARFTHQDDNSNKVSTMARISADCGQSWSDPILFNDFDDVLIPADSAFCNRLQYGIGMSDTAAGKTESGKIITVTTSAPHSTGLCGGATGMKGFAYDNTDGEPRLFLRKPSERLQGLQQNPSAAAIESLCVPEDAEIFDSSVFCYSVPVRGGKIRNDSFPDEDTHTWMNKQGYLFSDEKMKEPLFCAQVRLPLTESENCLPLTGGKTHAHVWMFIAPFQVWRGGNYLSYAESADGKNWAAPLDITYMVKPADELSGSFFVSPTCGLLKQKAPHKGRLLFSAYGGSTANSWGAHFAERVAVFWTDDEAKTWQHSRYIKTPVHKMSESAIIEAPDGALIIFSRSDFQGVMMSQSNDGGATWSEAQPLAGFTATVNNLISVINLERLSELQNKTLVAFSYANGLDRTRSAGTVKIGALVKNGDKWQLDFLWNEGSPLELAVTAADKFFAYSCLAELPDGSLALAYETLDNDDKEDICFVTIRICENS
- a CDS encoding M28 family peptidase; translation: MDKNTAAAIIHSSLFKSFVQLGIDRAAFISAWLRAHAVPHTVVDISGNKNIIVRYDSSAYNPIFKTKILVGHYDRAEGTQGANDNSAACMQLMLFAEHLVHVQDFHNIKIIFTEGEEKGAKGIRNQGAYALGTGLRKLRMDNEEIYVFDCCGRGDTLILSESGIYGRDSDKTQGLQAFHERCIGYAQRACPNRFLSLLTPYSDNAGFIAAGITAQVFTVLPAVEAGILLKNIPVPKSGRAQEPRRFFSFQKKSKTAAEELTDLVIKNKKPDPDSPLAALIPKTWQLMHTEKDAIDSLTPEAFLLMFRFLRFLETVKEP
- the yihA gene encoding ribosome biogenesis GTP-binding protein YihA/YsxC, with product MKIISAEFIKGAVKPEQYPSLPVPEFAFFGRSNVGKSSLINMLVNRKNLVKTGSRPGMTREVNFFLVNRPSAVPVSEIAGKKNIFALVDLPGYGYAKVSGGVIQKIDSMLYDYCTNRQNLQTIFFLIDMRREPGEIEKNSIAFFQSYNIKVVIVGTKADKLKKNDLAKVTRNWVDFFSVDAESIIPSSASKKLGKERILACVEEQLFEQP
- a CDS encoding GNAT family N-acetyltransferase produces the protein MTIRECKASDAEPIFFLNRDELGYDFYLEGTKENIEKILQRDTDKIFVAEDEGKIVGYVHANNYELLFSAPMKNIMSIAVSPKHRGKGIGRKLLAAIEDWAKKTGAHGIRLVSSSSRTDAHRFYQSCGYEKTKEQFNLKKLF
- a CDS encoding DUF554 domain-containing protein — its product is MVLTGALVNGIVIIAGSCLGLLLRKGIPKRIGETVIQGMALVVFFIGFSGALKGQYILIEIISIAIGAIIGEVLDLEKKIHQLGYMADKLFKAVGKDVSLSKGFVVASLLFCVGAMGIVGALQSGMQLNHEILFAKSLIDGITSIILTTTLGAGVALSGLMVFLYEGGIALIAKLIAPYLTTEVINEINCVGSIMIIGLAFNMLNITKLKIMNFVPAVFIPIILLAIFK